One window of the Branchiostoma lanceolatum isolate klBraLanc5 chromosome 3, klBraLanc5.hap2, whole genome shotgun sequence genome contains the following:
- the LOC136430559 gene encoding fibroblast growth factor receptor-like 1 isoform X3: protein MMAMLWTALLFFLHVQSTLGARGPPRLSERVITHQTVRLGRNIKLPCPVEGDPPPLTMWTKDLKTIHSGWTRFRVLRQGLKIKNAEAHDAGHYTCKATNGFGSINVNYSLTVIDDSNPGRPVGTTPVGGTKPRFTQPQKMRRKIIQRPMGSSVRLKCSASGQPKPEIIWSKDGRPLTDEDLGGAKKGQRWTLKLRNLRPRDSGRYTCKVFNRIGSINATYKVDVIARMTTKPQLTGVHPVNTTVEFGTTASFQCRVRSGVKPHIQWLKRVEEHELHKHPNTTIDVGGVKFIVLPTGEVWSRPDGSYLNKLMISKAKEEDSGMYICLGANTMGYSFKAAFLTVKPDPDKIEDPAITTKSVMSRSSMSSKVPLVVVIGLPAALGLILVIGGVWFCQQRKRCPSPPASVRTPTRQYVPQHDAASHGTTVMSLQRDKDSSGSLSSGMHPPSGLLSPAASPTGTLSSNSTSTREKYLNRYADIHTHTHTHTEGVSKVYQHQHIHYQC, encoded by the exons GACCACCTCGATTGTCTGAACGAGTTATCACGCACCAAACTGTACGATTAGGACGGAATATCAAACTGCCATGTCCGGTGGAAGGGGACCCCCCACCCCTCACCATGTGGACGAAAGACTTGAAAACAATACACAGCGGTTGGACCAGATTTAGGGTTCTACGCCAGGGGTTGAAGATTAAAAATGCCGAAGCGCACGACGCCGGACATTACACGTGTAAAGCCACCAACGGCTTTGGGAGCATCAACGTCAACTACTCTCTCACCGTTATAG ATGACTCCAATCCAGGCAGACCGGTTGGAACAACACCTGTTGGTGGAA CCAAACCCAGATTCACACAGCCACAGAAGATGCGGCGAAAGATCATCCAAAGACCGATGGGCAGCTCCGTCCGGTTGAAGTGCTCTGCAAGCGGTCAGCCCAAACCAGAAATAATCTGGTCGAAAGATGGGAGACCGCTCACCGACGAGGATTTAG GTGGAGCAAAGAAGGGTCAGCGGTGGACCTTAAAGCTGCGTAACCTCAGGCCGAGAGACAGCGGTCGCTACACCTGCAAGGTGTTCAACCGGATTGGGAGCATCAACGCCACTTACAAGGTGGATGTCATAG CTCGCATGACGACGAAGCCACAGTTAACCGGCGTGCACCCGGTCAACACGACGGTGGAGTTCGGCACCACCGCGTCCTTCCAGTGCCGCGTCCGCAGTGGCGTCAAGCCGCACATCCAGTGGCTGAAGCGTGTGGAGGAGCACGAGCTCCACAAGCACCCCAACACCACGATCGACGTGGGCGGGGTCAAGTTTATCGTCCTGCCCACCGGGGAGGTCTGGTCGCGCCCCGACGGATCGTACCTCAACAAACTGATGATCAGTAAAGCCAAGGAGGAAGACTCGGGGATGTACATCTGTCTGGGTGCCAACACGATGGGGTACAGCTTCAAGGCCGCTTTTCTAACAGTCAAGCCTG ATCCAGACAAGATAGAAGACCCGGCCATAACGACGAAGTCCGTGATGAGCAGGAGTTCCATGAGTAGTAAGGTGCCGTTAGTGGTGGTGATCGGACTTCCCGCCGCGCTCGGTCTGATCCTCGTCATTGGGGGCGTTTGGTTCTGCCAGCAGCGGAAACGCTGCCCGTCGCCCCCCGCCAGCGTCAGGACCCCGACCCGGCAATACGTGCCCCAGCACGACGCCGCGTCCCACGGCACGACCGTCATGTCGTTACAACGGGACAAGGACTCGTCAGGCTCGCTGTCGTCGGGGATGCACCCGCCGTCTGGCCTTTTGAGCCCAGCGGCGAGCCCCACGGGAACGCTGAGTTCCAACAGCACGTCCACCAGAGAAAAATACTTGAACAGATACGCggacattcacacacacacgcacacccaCACAGAGGGAGTTAGTAAGGTCTACCAGCACCAACACATCCATTACCAGTGTTAG
- the LOC136430559 gene encoding fibroblast growth factor receptor-like 1 isoform X2: MMTGRICELIKRALKQRFSDSSVRRPVHQMMAMLWTALLFFLHVQSTLGARGPPRLSERVITHQTVRLGRNIKLPCPVEGDPPPLTMWTKDLKTIHSGWTRFRVLRQGLKIKNAEAHDAGHYTCKATNGFGSINVNYSLTVIDDSNPGRPVGTTPVGGTKPRFTQPQKMRRKIIQRPMGSSVRLKCSASGQPKPEIIWSKDGRPLTDEDLGGAKKGQRWTLKLRNLRPRDSGRYTCKVFNRIGSINATYKVDVIARMTTKPQLTGVHPVNTTVEFGTTASFQCRVRSGVKPHIQWLKRVEEHELHKHPNTTIDVGGVKFIVLPTGEVWSRPDGSYLNKLMISKAKEEDSGMYICLGANTMGYSFKAAFLTVKPDPDKIEDPAITTKSVMSRSSMSSKVPLVVVIGLPAALGLILVIGGVWFCQQRKRCPSPPASVRTPTRQYVPQHDAASHGTTVMSLQRDKDSSGSLSSGMHPPSGLLSPAASPTGTLSSNSTSTREKYLNRYADIHTHTHTHTEGVSKVYQHQHIHYQC, from the exons GACCACCTCGATTGTCTGAACGAGTTATCACGCACCAAACTGTACGATTAGGACGGAATATCAAACTGCCATGTCCGGTGGAAGGGGACCCCCCACCCCTCACCATGTGGACGAAAGACTTGAAAACAATACACAGCGGTTGGACCAGATTTAGGGTTCTACGCCAGGGGTTGAAGATTAAAAATGCCGAAGCGCACGACGCCGGACATTACACGTGTAAAGCCACCAACGGCTTTGGGAGCATCAACGTCAACTACTCTCTCACCGTTATAG ATGACTCCAATCCAGGCAGACCGGTTGGAACAACACCTGTTGGTGGAA CCAAACCCAGATTCACACAGCCACAGAAGATGCGGCGAAAGATCATCCAAAGACCGATGGGCAGCTCCGTCCGGTTGAAGTGCTCTGCAAGCGGTCAGCCCAAACCAGAAATAATCTGGTCGAAAGATGGGAGACCGCTCACCGACGAGGATTTAG GTGGAGCAAAGAAGGGTCAGCGGTGGACCTTAAAGCTGCGTAACCTCAGGCCGAGAGACAGCGGTCGCTACACCTGCAAGGTGTTCAACCGGATTGGGAGCATCAACGCCACTTACAAGGTGGATGTCATAG CTCGCATGACGACGAAGCCACAGTTAACCGGCGTGCACCCGGTCAACACGACGGTGGAGTTCGGCACCACCGCGTCCTTCCAGTGCCGCGTCCGCAGTGGCGTCAAGCCGCACATCCAGTGGCTGAAGCGTGTGGAGGAGCACGAGCTCCACAAGCACCCCAACACCACGATCGACGTGGGCGGGGTCAAGTTTATCGTCCTGCCCACCGGGGAGGTCTGGTCGCGCCCCGACGGATCGTACCTCAACAAACTGATGATCAGTAAAGCCAAGGAGGAAGACTCGGGGATGTACATCTGTCTGGGTGCCAACACGATGGGGTACAGCTTCAAGGCCGCTTTTCTAACAGTCAAGCCTG ATCCAGACAAGATAGAAGACCCGGCCATAACGACGAAGTCCGTGATGAGCAGGAGTTCCATGAGTAGTAAGGTGCCGTTAGTGGTGGTGATCGGACTTCCCGCCGCGCTCGGTCTGATCCTCGTCATTGGGGGCGTTTGGTTCTGCCAGCAGCGGAAACGCTGCCCGTCGCCCCCCGCCAGCGTCAGGACCCCGACCCGGCAATACGTGCCCCAGCACGACGCCGCGTCCCACGGCACGACCGTCATGTCGTTACAACGGGACAAGGACTCGTCAGGCTCGCTGTCGTCGGGGATGCACCCGCCGTCTGGCCTTTTGAGCCCAGCGGCGAGCCCCACGGGAACGCTGAGTTCCAACAGCACGTCCACCAGAGAAAAATACTTGAACAGATACGCggacattcacacacacacgcacacccaCACAGAGGGAGTTAGTAAGGTCTACCAGCACCAACACATCCATTACCAGTGTTAG